A stretch of DNA from Kazachstania africana CBS 2517 chromosome 3, complete genome:
GGTAAGATTGAACCATGTGTCatcagaaaagaagagaagagaGATAGTGAGAGCGACTTATGATGAAATGGTCAATCTAGTCCCTGATTTACAGAAGGACGAAAGCAGATCCGAGTTAGTTATCTATTTGAAGACTATAAAATACATTAAATGGCTTcggaaaagaaatgaattgCTGTACACTAGGCTACGAGAGAAGACGAAAGatgatcaaaattttgaagtacCGAAAAACCTAATTTGGAAAGCAAGTACAACGGAAGAGAATGGCCAGGCACAACAGGACTAACTAGGTGATGGTTTTCAAGACTTATGGAGGATACATGACGGGATATGGGTATATAGCAATAGCATATATGAATAGTTTAACTTTTTACCTGAGATCTACAGGCGATCTTAAAATGAGTTACATTTTTTAGAATTAAATGTTCTTCcttcaaaatgaaagaattattgCACTAATTGGAAGACTGTCCatgaatatttcttttacaTTACATTACCATCACTCTTTGTTGAGAGATTTTGAATGCTTATTTCCTATTCAAGCGTAATCTGTCAGCTCGCATCTTTATCTTACCTTACTACGCTTAGTACGTCCCATTTTTAAAGCTAGTATTTAACACGGGAAACAAGCTCTGATCTTCCTCAACATCAGTATAGACAATAAGTGACCCAAATGAGGTTTGTGCGATATAAATACATAGAGAAAAAACAATTCGGGCGTGGCCACTTACTGAATTAGTCGATTCATGGCGAAAgtattaaagaagaaacgCATTGTGGAAGGATAGTTTGCTAATATGCCAGTGTTTGTTGACCTCAAGTCAAAAGTGACTtgaaggaagatcagaggatgatccctttatattattttcgttaataggattcatttttctttaagGTCAGTCAAGTTAGTgaaataattcttattaatcagtggttataccaaataatgcactggttatatataaaatataatcataatataaaagaatataaagtgatacaaactttgatcaaacttcagtgttcacctgagtatttataccttttccAACACATTTTGGTTTATGCCAATTATCATGTTCTAGATTTATGAGTCAATACGTTGTCATAATTATCgtaccataattattgcatgataatatgtattcgtgtttatcacaccatGATTATTGTTTATATCTTCTCTAACATTCcaaatttgtcattctaactatcaaaacattgaaatgtcagtatattgccatttccagcaaaaagaaagaaacaacCATAGAAATTAATTTAAGCGCCAAACTCTCAACAGAAACAATTCAAACCATGATTTTCGGATTTCAAACATATGAGTATTAGACATTTTTGCAACAGAAATAGTTTAGTTATTAACTTTAGTTTTAatgtatattatttcatGTAGCCGCAAGCCATTTTCCATTTACATTTTGCAGACACAGCCTCTCAACGATTACAAATATGTTACTCGAAGGTAAAACTACGCGTTACAATCATTctattcttcttcaatcaGAAAAAAGCAAGTTGGATTGCGAAGtgtaataataacaaaatGTGGTCCGTGAGAAGATTATCTCACGACAATCACGAAACGGGCGGTTAGTGTAGTGGTTATCATTCCACCCTTCCAAGGTGGAGACACGGGTTCGATTCTCGTACCGCTCATATTTTTTCCTACTTCTAACAAAAATCATTCCATCGACTTGTAATCATCAGCGGAATGGAACatactttatttttatataacaATACGTAATATTATGAAGaactaaaaataatggaagGATGAAGGGCAAAGTTAACCCATATGCGGAATAAGAAATATTAAGTAACTGggaataaagaaaaaacaatatatATGATTAATTCGCTCAGGACAAAGAAACGGCTCTAAAAATGGGACCATCCCTAGGTGAATatagaaaataatttacttgaaatttttgtcaaAGGGCTTTTTCTCCTTTCTTTGGTTTTCTGTAAATTATTCTCTCGTGCcatttcttgttcttgttcAACAGTAGGAATATCTTCATTCATATTTTGTTCCATAAGTTTCTCAGcttttttatcttcttgGCTCTGAGATGgcatttttttattattttattatagaGATCTTCCCTGGAATATAGCACTGGAATAAAAAGCATTAGATCTTATccatttatttgattttttacATTTGTGTCATTCTCCTAACCTTTTTCGAGTGTGTCGGTCTAACAgtgaaaatataaaaagtaTATCAGATGTGTGTGACacagaaatttttcaagaaaaaaattcgtTAAGTTACGGGGTCCACACATATAACAAATAGTGTATTAGTATGGTACTACACATTATATGAACGAGTTTATTCTCCTATATATAgttaaatttattgaaattccTTGGCATAATCGACGAGGGTAAATCTGTATTTAACATCACCCTTGACCATTCTTTCAAAGACTTCATTAACACCCCTTTCACTAATTGGAACAGTTTCAACCCATATCTTTACATTCTTCTTGACTACTAAATCTAACATTGTCTTGATCTCAACAATAGAACCCAAACCACTGTTGCCAATCTTGACACCTAATAAGCCTAATGGAGATAAAGTCAATTTTTCGGTCTTATCTGGAGCAGTAATAGAAATAATGGTGCCTCCGATTCTCATAACTTTAACAAACTTATCGAGCTGAATATCCgtcaaagaagaagcacaAACAACGACTAAGTCTAAAGTGTTATAGTATTTTTCTTCCCAaccttcatcatctttagTGGCAATATAATGGTCAGCACCTAATTTCAAGgaatcttctttcttggaATCAGAACGCGAGAATGCATAGACTTCAGCACCCATAGCTTTGGCAAAGAGAACACCCATGTGGCCGATACCACCAATACCAACGATACCCACCTTCTTGTTTGGACCGCAACCATTTCTTAATAATGGAGAAAACACGGTAATACCACCACACATCAATGGTGCAGCTAGCTCACTTGGAATTTCATCAGGGATTGGAACAACAAAATGTTCATGAACTCTAATGTGAGAAGCATAACCACCTTGACTGATATATCCATTTGCATAAGGCTGATTGTAAGTTGTGACAAACTTTTGGCAATATGGTTCATTATCTTCCTTACAGCGGTCACATTCAAGACACGAGAAAACTTGTGCACCAACACCGACTCTGTCGCCAAGTTTTAGCCCAGTATTACATTCTGGGCCAACTTTGACAACTCTACCAATGACTTCGTGACCAACAACCAGATCTTCTCTTACCTCACTCCAGTGGGATGCAGCACAATGAATGTCAGAACCGCAAACACCACAACATTCGATTTCAATATCTACATCATGTGAGTCAAATGGTTTTGGATCGTAAGTAACCTTCTTAGGATGTGTCCAGTCCTTAGCATCTACAACACCAATAccttgaaatttttctggATATGacatttttctcttttaccctttacaattgaaaaactgCTTAATATTGTCTTAAACTTTGACTTGACTATCTACAAGTGATGGAGAAATAGTTCTTTCGAAGCACTTAAATCAGAAATTTGCTGGCCTTTTTATATACAGCTTTGCCGGAACTTGTTTCAACTGTTTGAAGATTTATAAGCAGAAAATCATCGAGAAATATTCGGCCGAATTCTGGCGGGGCATATTCGGCCTAAACCTTCTCTCCGAGATTTCACCCCTCGAAATATTTAGAGTTCCTGAAGAGTTTCGTAAGGCTGTGGGCAACTGActaaaatatcatcatctcGATATCGGGAGGCTACGCATGGGAAAAGGAACCAgcaatgatattttttttaagaCCGTTCTTAATCGTACGACATATACCGGTGTTTCCAAAAAGTTTAAGAGGCGATTAGGGCTATTCGACACTCGGAGTTGATGAATAGCAACTGAGTTAACTGGAAAAATCCTTGGAGatttgttttcaaaatgcAGTCTCAGCAGTAAAGTCTGgacatttttgaaaaaatgcGTCTTCTATTAGTCTTGTTCGTTGGACTGCCGTAGAAAGTATCAATATTGATAtgaaaatcatttttaaaataaaatatataaaccTATTTATAAGAAActtaaattgaaattgaaccCCAATATCCGTAGACTGAACCcccaaataaaaaaaacaaaaaccAGAACACTATATCGCAACCTGTTCCAAATTCCAACCGTAGCTTGATATATTCGAATCATGCCATATATCTATAGGATGTGAATGAAGGCTAGGCCCATTCATGGCAGACTTCATTTCGCTCAAGCTATTATAGCTATTATTTACTAATGTACTTGTGGAACTCAAATTAGACAATGTTGATACACTTCTTTGATGATCGTAGCATTTGTTGTATTTAATTTGTCTTGCTTGCTTTTTGTATTGTTgtaacttcttcttttgaatcttGGTGATTTCAATATGTTCTCTAATTGGCTCCAATAACACTTGTAAGTCTAATATTAAATCTTCGTTTGTCACCCTTAAATTCCAGTTCAATAGTTGTAATAATTGTCTTTCCATAAGGTTGATATcttccaaagaaaataagCCATCGGTATATCTTGTCCAATGCTTGTTTAATGGGGAAGAGTCATTATGGAACTTAGCACTGATTATTAAGCATGCTAAAAATAATCTGTGGATAGTTGAAGGTAAACCCTTAGCATCCTTTGGTAGTATACGcttcaatttgtttaaATAACAGACGGTAGTCAGCAGTGTTGGCGTGTAAACATTTGTATATCTTACCAGTCTTGTAATGAAAGTTCTTAGAGATGGTAAGCGTGGCTGCTTGCTTAATGATGCAGAAGGAGAACCTGGAGGAGATGGATAACTTTGATTATTACCGTATGGGAGGACTTGCAAAGTTGTACGGGtcaaatattgaatcaTTTCATCAGTGACTGGAGATTTCATTAGAATATTTAAAGCTTTAGAATAACTTTCCATTGTGAAAATATTGTGCGTAAAGGTATAACAAACTAATTCCTGTTGTGAAGTATTGATACAAGCCTATAAGTGAATGGAAATAACTAAGGCCACTGTGAACATAATCatcagaaaagaagaataccttccttatatatatatatatgccTTTTGCCAAGCCTGTCGTGTATACATTAGATAGACTGCTTCCAGAGCTACAAGAAAGTCAAATCACCAAATGTTTGTGCAAGAACTCGAAAATTCGGAGAGAGAAAACGTGAAGCTATTACCGTTGCGAAATGTTCATCAAGACGTTCCTGAATTCACGAAAAGTCCCAACTTTGTTACACGATACTTCAGACTGGAGGATAAACCGATGTCCTCAGAACTTCTCGCGCCAAATCGCTTCGCCAAGAAATGTTTAAGCCCTCGAGAAATTAGGACGATTTCTTCGAGAGAAAAAGGAGAAAGAACGCGTCAATTTTCGTTtcgaaaaggaaaaataattgaCGTTTGGCATTCTTCACCAAAAGTTAGATTTCTAGATGGAGACTGGCGAATTTCGCGAAGATCCTGAATGCTGCAGTTCACAGTTCATTTCCTAGGAAAGTTTTGTACGGGTCTGATTTGGTCTTATGATCCCATCCGATTACTGCAAAGGGTAACGAAAgccatttctttcttgtaTCACTGGATTACTTAATAGGAAAGTCCTTGCATTTCGCACTTTCAGCTTGAATTAACCTATTGTAGTAACCTTGCTAAATGAAGAGAAGTGTAACTTCTTTGgacaaaaatttgattgcCAAGCTTTAGATGGCTATAAGCATAGTTTGCATATGTTTCGTGCAGTCCGAAGAGTGCTTAAACTCGTCGATGCATATTAGCACCTTTTACTACATGaagtaaaataaataaataaaatccTTTTTATCAAATGCTAATTACACATCCTATTGTAGTAAGTGTTAGTTAATGGTAATTTATTCGTATATATTTCCGAGAAAGAAGTGCCCTGGCAGTCAGGTTTCCATATAATCTCACGAGAAGCATCTAGGGTGGAGAGCTGTAGTTCCTCCGTTGTGGTACCTTAtttaagtttttcaaatcctACTTTACATGTTCCTGCCATGATGATAGTTCAATGTTAATGCGATTGTTCATGAAAACTTGTCCTCATATATGTGGTTTTGGAAGTTCGAAATCCAATGACAAATAAGCTGATTTCTTCGGTGATATGATCCTGATATCATTTTGCTTAAATTTCATCGAATTATTCACTTCTTCGATATACCTCTCTACTTCTAAGAAAGAAGCATCACATGCATAAGAGAAAAACTGTGTCCAAATACCTAATGTCAAAAACCCTAAGAACATATCCAAAAAGTTATACCATGTATAAACAGAATAACTTTTTGctgataataaattaatatGAGAAACTAtctcttcaaaatcttcactTGACAAATGGGAGCTCAATGGACTCACAGAAGAATATCCAAAAAACTGTCCATCATAATAACCTCTTGGGATAAATGAAGCTTTATCAAGATTGCTTGATATTGCTGCAGGTTCCGATCCTGGAAGAACTGTACTAAAACAAGGGTAGGACAAggattcttcaaatcttcttgGTACTCGCACAATCCTTGTTCTGGCATATCTGTCAGAGTATCTTGGTGAATAAACATTTGGAAAATGGGTGATTACAATCCCATGATCTTCGTCATGTTCTCTCATTTCATCTAAATTATCGATATCTGCATAGTAAGTTTCTGAAAACTCAtgataattgaaaaaaacgGGGGCTTCGGTCATTGAATGGGCTCCCTGTTCTTCATTGTCTTCCTCAGCAATCGCTTCATATATTATTCCATTTATACGATCCTCATGAGTCGAACCTGTATcgttatcatcatctagCGCATTAGTTGATGTATACTTGGAGATGGATCCGCTGTTTATGGTACTCGCCAGACCATCATGGACGCCCGTCCATTCTGCACTCATGTGTGAATAACACCGATATCTCTATAAAAACTACTGATAGCAGCCTAGATAGGTGATACGTATGTGAGTCTTTCTATATAGGCTCAGGGTCTTGCCTAAATCgacttttctcttttcctCGCAATATGATTTTGTATTttgatcaaaaaaataagatatCGATGGAGCAGTGCTATTTTAGGACAAAACATTTAAACAAACTGTGTCAAGATGTCAACTGAAGGCGTTTCACAGCGTGAATTTGTTAACAAATTCCTGACATTGGCAACTTTGAATGAACCAATTATTTCTTCCAGCTACCAAAAACCATTGCAGGATGTTACTACGTTGGGAGTTGCTTTACCGGCCCtcaaatataaatacaatCCAAAGAGAACAAGAACAACACAGCAAGCTGGTGCAGAGCAATTAGAGACGA
This window harbors:
- the INO4 gene encoding Ino4p (similar to Saccharomyces cerevisiae INO4 (YOL108C); ancestral locus Anc_3.75), whose amino-acid sequence is MKQPADVFRDNSSIDHESAFSVASINSVKKPTNSNRVEKKPRRPRAKKANKLSEDQVRLNHVSSEKKRREIVRATYDEMVNLVPDLQKDESRSELVIYLKTIKYIKWLRKRNELLYTRLREKTKDDQNFEVPKNLIWKASTTEENGQAQQD
- the KAFR0C01550 gene encoding NAD(P)-dependent alcohol dehydrogenase; translated protein: MSYPEKFQGIGVVDAKDWTHPKKVTYDPKPFDSHDVDIEIECCGVCGSDIHCAASHWSEVREDLVVGHEVIGRVVKVGPECNTGLKLGDRVGVGAQVFSCLECDRCKEDNEPYCQKFVTTYNQPYANGYISQGGYASHIRVHEHFVVPIPDEIPSELAAPLMCGGITVFSPLLRNGCGPNKKVGIVGIGGIGHMGVLFAKAMGAEVYAFSRSDSKKEDSLKLGADHYIATKDDEGWEEKYYNTLDLVVVCASSLTDIQLDKFVKVMRIGGTIISITAPDKTEKLTLSPLGLLGVKIGNSGLGSIVEIKTMLDLVVKKNVKIWVETVPISERGVNEVFERMVKGDVKYRFTLVDYAKEFQ
- the KAFR0C01560 gene encoding cyclin family protein (similar to Saccharomyces cerevisiae PCL1 (YNL289W); ancestral locus Anc_3.70), with product MESYSKALNILMKSPVTDEMIQYLTRTTLQVLPYGNNQSYPSPPGSPSASLSKQPRLPSLRTFITRLVRYTNVYTPTLLTTVCYLNKLKRILPKDAKGLPSTIHRLFLACLIISAKFHNDSSPLNKHWTRYTDGLFSLEDINLMERQLLQLLNWNLRVTNEDLILDLQVLLEPIREHIEITKIQKKKLQQYKKQARQIKYNKCYDHQRSVSTLSNLSSTSTLVNNSYNSLSEMKSAMNGPSLHSHPIDIWHDSNISSYGWNLEQVAI
- the SHR5 gene encoding Shr5p (similar to Saccharomyces cerevisiae SHR5 (YOL110W); ancestral locus Anc_3.66), which encodes MSAEWTGVHDGLASTINSGSISKYTSTNALDDDNDTGSTHEDRINGIIYEAIAEEDNEEQGAHSMTEAPVFFNYHEFSETYYADIDNLDEMREHDEDHGIVITHFPNVYSPRYSDRYARTRIVRVPRRFEESLSYPCFSTVLPGSEPAAISSNLDKASFIPRGYYDGQFFGYSSVSPLSSHLSSEDFEEIVSHINLLSAKSYSVYTWYNFLDMFLGFLTLGIWTQFFSYACDASFLEVERYIEEVNNSMKFKQNDIRIISPKKSAYLSLDFELPKPHI